The nucleotide window tatatttcctatagtattcttgatcttatgtttgttatttgtttccatagtatttgttatttgttttcaTCCTCTTCTTTGTTATATTTTCCAACAGGTTCCTCCTTtcctcaatctctctctctctctctatatatatatacactttttCTTTGTCGAACTATAGGCAAACCACCGGATCAAgaaacttttgttttgttttcatttttttcttttgtatttttttcttttctatagaAGGAAGGGCACAGATTATGCAAAATTTAATAGACGAAAGGCTCATAGTGAGAAGACTGCGGTAGAAGGCAATTTGCGgactatatttattatattattatacagTATACTATTGTATAatacattaaaattaaataaaataaacaaattaaaaataataataataataataataataataataataataataccaaTAACATTAAGACTATCATTATTTTCATTAACAGAATATGAAAGTGAAAGAATAGACAAAGATAGAAAATATTccaatttcatttatattttcttaaGCTTTACCATGTTGTGTGGTGTCTTGATTTATATGTACAATATGGTGAAACCTAGATTGTCTTTTGAAGAGCACAATGCCCACTTTTATTCTCCAATTATTCTATGGTAAAAATGCAATAGGCAGCACCAACCGTTTCCTTCTAATTTCTCCATGTTCATATATGTTTCTTTCTCTTTGTCAAACTTGTTTATGTTTTTTTAATATAACATTATGTCCCACTTGTCTCATGTTTTTCCTAGGATAAATCAGTTGCTAAAATACTTATTTTAGACCACAAAACTCATTTTATACTAGGTCTctgttaattggttgtcatccgtagtgtcacgaccttagttggaattgcctaaggcgtgaggtacCCTTACGGTCAAGACGCGAATtaacttgcgttgcctaagtcgcgagacacccttgtggcaaagatgcgaacttagcttgcattgcttaAGTCCCGCTTCGCCCGTACGATTTGCGTACgcaaaagatcagcccacttgcaacctctcggaggtcccgaaggacttgtaaaagagaaaattgattagttcgaagaatgagcgacggacaagtcccgacgtctcgcgaaaaggggaagctttacaagcaattcagcgagcaccttgcgtgtacAAAAGAAATGAGGGAGAGaggaaaaacaaggactttaaaaggttgaacgaacagctgcaaatcCACAAACAACTTCTCACCAAGTGCCAGGCGCGACAACAATTTTCCGTCAAAGTaacatgcgaacttgcgaaagattgttcaacgcccgacactatttcgaagccccatccagccttgtgccactcgggtggttccaaggggctgagatggctgatgttttgtgaGCGAAAGCGAACTACAGAAAATAACCCgcgacacacgaaaacggagctgctttgggctgttttggggttgttttgctcggttcggtgagcggtcgctttgtagcgctgtaacttgttcgaacttatatttttacaagcaaaatgactcaaaaccaagacaaaacatgctgtcgagcagctgtacatgtagatgagagcgacgaacggttcgttgaacggagttattgtgggtgcgcgacgatcgttcgtgatagTAGGTTGCATATATCTTATATTCGGGAAGCCAAAAAAGCAGAATATGCAACTATCAGTAAACATTTTGATGAACACAAACATTCTGCTCCACAAAATAGAAAAAGGGACTCATCACAGCCTCCAAATATGCACTTGCAAAAGCAGGTGCTTGAGAAGAGGCTTGGTTTGTTATCAAAGTGTATCCAGACCTTTTCATCTCATGATGATGATTCTTTTAAGAAAGATAAAAGGATTTATATGCCAAAATCAAAGTATAGAGACAATGGCAAGCGTGTGAGTAGCTGTCCTTATCCATCCACAACTGAAGAAATGGTTCGTCTTGGGATCAGAcctgaaacaactaaaaaatcaACTGTAAGAAGTCCTGTGACAAGAAAAGGAAGTTTGAAGAGAAGAAGGGTAATTCAAAGGGACTTAGAGAGATTGCATGAATCCACTCTTGCTATCATAGAAATGGTTCGCATTCTATTGCTGAGGTATGCACAATAAGATTAATGCTATTGGCTGCAAAATATGACGATATCATGATAGTTAAATACTTCAATTTTGCGTTGTTTTCATTGATTTTTTTCTACATGCTTTTCTTTGGCATGTATGCTGGCAAAGGAGTCTCATGCTTCATAACATATTAGACTTTGTTGTATACTTATATAACATCTTCCAACAACTAAAAATACTACATGTTTGCAATGTTAAATTTCCATCTGAGGGTATTATTGGCTTTTTTTTGTTAAGTGAATAAAGTCTTACACCAAACTTTACTAATCGCTGCAGGTTCTCGATATGATGGTGAATTTTTATGCTACAACAGTGGAGCAAAAGAAAAAGGTTGAAGAGAATCTTGTTGTCACACCCTGGTGTTGTCTCACTGAATATTGCTGTAAATTTGCCCTCAGCAATGTTATTTCTCTCTTATATGAAAATTTTCAGCAACAGTGATAAACTGAAGGTAGAGTAATCTTCCAATTTGTTTATGAGCATTCATTTATGGGATGTACATACTGTTTTCTATATTAAGTTCATTTGGATGTTTGAATGGATCAAGTGTTACCATAATTACCTTTGTTGATATTCTGATTGCATGTTGGGCTTAAGCTTGTGTTGTGATTTGTCAGGGTATATTCTGTGGGATATCTGTTATCTCATAGAACAACATTATACTTTTGGCTTGTCTATTTAACTTGAATTTCTTTTGAAGTTTAGGAAGTTGTATGACTTCATTCACATTAGTTGATCACTTTCCTCCTCACAACTCTTGGGAATTTGGACATCCATTAAACATGGAATGGTTGATAGTCCTTATGATATAAAATTTTTGGTACCTTAGATGATTATTATGTCTACCATAGCATCGTCAAAGGCATGTATAATCTTAAGGAAAAGAGGTAATACTTTGCATGGCATGTGATACATGATGAAGATATTAATCGATATATGTTGAGCAGTTTATCTAGAAAAATctcaaataattaatttttttttacccaTAACATCCCTCTATCCATCCGTGAACCTATTCAAGTCAACCTCATGTACCTCTATCTCTTACATCTCTACGTCCCTAGACAAGGAGTGCAGACAAAGGAGATACAGGACATGAACTTCTAACAAGAAACTGTTCCCCTGATGCTCCACTTCAGCCATCACAGAGGGACATGCCATCCAATGAAGAGAGGGAGCAAGCAGGAGATACAGAACTCTCAACAAGTGTACATCTTGATCGAGCATCTGCAGAAACCAAGATAAATATGGAATTCCAAGACTTGTAACAAACATTGTACTTGGATGATTCCGAAGCACATCAAACTCAAAAGATTCGGCATGAGGAACATGTAATCATTGACCATACTACTTACTCTATAGGAAAACAAACCTGAATTGTGCAAAGGTTGTAGCCTAAGATTGATTGTTCCACAGGTTAATCAAGAAATAAATTGTCGATGATGATACAGTCATCATGAATGCATAAGGTAGGAAGAGCTTGAATAATGAGACACCCAGTGTATCTGGCACATCTGTGGCATGCAATCTCAGCAAATCATGCCGACCGATACAAACAAGAGGAATCCAACAAACACAAGTTTGAACAATTAATTGCAAAATGtatcttaaaatttttcattttcAAAAACGAGAatcacaagaaaaagaaagatttagaCAAGCCTACAATTCACtatgaaggaaaaaaaatcataactaGTTGGCGAAACCTATCATAAGCCAGGAAGATAATATCCTCGATAGAATTCGAACAATTAATCTATATAACAAAATTTTGACTAGGCACCAGCTGGTGAATACCTGACAAACTTTCTTGGTGAAAAGATATCAACTAGACTTCTTTACATCGTTCTCTTGCGCCTGAGACTTTTCACCTTCCTTTCCTTCCATGACTTGCTTTATCCCTTCCTGGTACCCTTGTATAAAGCTTTTAAGTGCATCTTTGTATGCTGAGGCACGCATCATATACACACGCTGCAGAGCAGGCCTTAATGTCTCCATTCCACCTCGAGCTGCCACTGCAAGATCTTCCAATGTTGATTGTTCTCTTCTTGCAGATGTAGTCTTATCTTGACGAAGTCCACCATCATCATTTGTGACATTTTTATAGTCATTTGGTCTAAGATCGGGACCAATATCCCGCACCCAGCTAGCAGCATAAAGTCTAGATGCTTCTTTCAAGACATACCATCGCTCTCTCCACGTAAGTTTCCTTCGTTTCTTGATATGTGGGGGGTCAGGCAGAGAGGAAGGAAAAGCAATTTCCTTTAGATCATAGCGAACATAATCATATAGTTTCCTACATACCACCCTCAGCTTCATACTGATCTATCTCCACTCAATTTAACATCCAAAACATGAACCTACATCACTGCAAAAGCAAAATATTCAGCGTAGCATTTCTACTGCACCTATTTCATTCGTCTTGGGAGGCAAGATAACAATGTAATGAAATATAGACcaagaaataagaaatattttgcaTGAAATACTTTGCATAGCTATAACAAGCAACTTCCACCAAGAGAAAATAATGGGACCTGCTACGCTAAGAGTTTCAACGTATGCAGATCCAAAGAATTGAGGCACTTCAACAatgaacacaaaagaaaaaatgaaaaagaagcttgaatagaaaaaaaaattaatattgtgATTCATATGACAGATAAAATTCATTATCTGTCACATGAATTTTAATCAACCTTGGCACCGTATGCTCTAAATCACGGTATTTCGATACTTGTTTCCGAAGAGAAGTACCTAAATCGATTACTCATACCCACACACAAAACGTTCATTCTTTTTGCACGCAGCTAACAACACTCAACTGTTCCACCATGGTCGCGACACCTCCACCAAACCTAGGTGAAAGTCCTTGCTTTCTCTATCTTCTCTTTCACTTACAATTACGCAATGGCATAAACTCGCAATAGATCTTCGACGAGATACAGAAACATGATCAAATAAAGAGGAATCTTTGCACTTAGACAATCACCAAAAATAACGAAATGCGCGCGTCCATCGACACCATGCTTAACTCATAACAACGAAAACCCCCTTCACACCGCACGCACGAACGTTCTCGCACAGCTACGAGCACTGGCAAAACCTCAATTTTACCAAGGACACGCACAAACACTCATTTGCCCAGGGAAATCGAAGCCAGACCTAGAAAGCATCACCACCATACTACTTATTTGAGGAAAAAGCGAACGGAGAAGAGGAAATAGAAAATGACACCGACCTACGCCCGCGGGAGGATTTGGGAGGAGAGAAAGGAGATAACTGCGCTAATTTGCGAGGGCGAGATGATCGTGGTGGCAAGGGGGAGGGTTTGGGGCGTGTATAAGGCTTTGCTTTCGCACAGAGCAAACCGCAGCCGGTGAAGAGGCATAGATGAGGTTTTCTTTGAAGGCTTTCGCGGGGGGCCGATCTGGACCGTCGGAACACGGTTCCCGTCCGGTTCCCCCCTTAGCGATGATGGAACTCTCTGGAAGTCCCCGGAAGGATGTCGTTATCCCATCGATCTCTTTGTCAACGCACGAATCTTAAAGTAACAGGATTAAAAGTCAACCTTTTCATCGGCATCATATTGATTCAACTTCAACTCCCAAACACCGTAATTTATTGCCCAGATTCGGGTTTGACGATAGACACGTCTTCTGGTTGTAAATATGATCGATTTCGATGATGAATTTTAATTTCTCATGATTTTATTTGAGTTTACGatggccttatatatatatatatatacatatatatatatagtaaaaataaGATACTAATATGAgatcttatgataaattatcaaaattagtttatatatttataacacatatattttataattaaattttaaaataataaatattgaggagtaataagaaaaaaattataatcttgTAGAGCACTCATGACTAgtataggggatctctataaataagagagaaccaaatACTCATAGGTTAGAGGCTTTTTTGTTATCACATTCTATTCTCCTCTCATCTTCTCTTTCTCAAATAGTAGGTGTAGAGATTTGTGTAgtgatttaaggagcgtcgtcgtaactttATTATGTGGATCACCTCTAAAGATGAGGGTGTTTGACCTCCTTTCATTCTCTCCAACAGATCTATAGTGATTcagcgatatacgatctctctaggtaaaacaCATTTATCTCACACGTGAATTTAAGTTTTACGAGTTTTTGtgtactaatcttcgcacgatgacgaacaccttTCTAGAAAATTTGAAAGTTTTTTTATACtcttctgctacgcatgtgatgtcgctcataGATTTTCCTACATTTGTTACTCATGAATTATTGTATGTAACTATGattgatatattataaaaataatataaaatatttaaaataaataagaatATGTAATAGAAGATATAGATGACAATTAGTACTAATAGTGCAAGAGGTGATAGaaggattataaaatttaaaactaatataaaaattgaatatcataaaattaattgTGGATATTATTTTATACACTTTTTAACATCTACAAATGAAATTTGTGTAATAACCTACCTAAGATATTGTGgtgtgttattgttgttgtatttataattttaataaattaatttaattattattttattttcttaaaaatgtaTTCTTCCCTTTTTGTTGGGTTTATACGATCTGATATCACATTTCCATTTGGCATTTTTGTTAGACAATAAgagcataatatatatatatataataataataataataaataatgctttggtttttctaaattattattttattttcttaaaaatgtaTTCTTCCCTTTTTGTTGTGTTTATACGATCTgatatcacatatatatatatataataataataataataataataataataataataataataataataataataatgagatcCCCAAAATGTCATGCAGATACACTGCAGCTTTTGTTTTTTCTAAAGTAATAAATAATTACTTTGgtttttctaaaatattaaataattacttGGCATTTTTGTTTGATATACAAGAAAACAATAAATAAAGGAGTTATAAAACGTCGCCTGAGAGATTCGAACTCTCGCGGGGAAACCCCATGTACTTAGCAGGCACACGCCTTAACCACTCGGCCAAAGCGACGTTTTTGATTTGGTTcgttgtattttttatttaatataatttatgacaACTACACTCCCCCACTTCGTGTGGACCCTACTGAAGTTCTCAATTGCATGAGATCCCCGAAATCTGGACCCACCAgtggccctctctctctctctctctctctctctctctctctctctcctgcctcTGGTCTTCTCTGGCCTCTTTCATGGGAGGCCAGAGAACAGATATTTATAGAGATAATGTATTAACTTCTCAAACCTACTGCCTCCTAATACAATCTTACCACAATGTTTTTCTATTTCCACTGATCCAGGACAAACTTTTAACTGATTTAATTCCAATATCTCTTAGTATTCATCTCAAGCTCTCTATCATATCTTCCTTCAAATTAGAGTTTTTGACTTtaactaatttatttatttattttagtcaAATATTGTttccaaatttttttttaatccaacAAGTAATTGGTGTTCAATTGAAGAATCCAAAAATAGTTACCAATCCATCAATTATCAATTAGAATAATTCAAGCTGAATCCGAGAGTGGGATTGAGCTATAAATTACAAGACTTGTTCATCACAAAAGAATGTGTGAAGTGGAGAAGGAAATGAAACTTGGTGGTTGGGTTTCAGTGTTCATCTCTCTAAATATCTAGAATATATCTCTGATGCAGTAACTCTGAAAGAAACAGATCACACAATAATGTGGATTATGGTGATGAGATATGGCATCCATTTATAAGGAAATAAAAACAATTGAGGTGtggaaataattatatttttgtcaGTCCTAAGAAATGTACTGAAAATAGTTTATACATAATTTACATGATTCAGCATCCTTTATTCATATTCATGAAGATATAATGTAGAATAATTTTAATTAACTTAGATGTAGTATGTGAGATACTTTTAAATACTCATACTGTATCAAGTTTAACACTAAGGATTGATGTAAATGATTAGAGGGACTACAATACTTGAAAGATTTCTGAGACTGATATATAAAAATTACTATCATTGCGAAAAGTATCATTTTTCTAATTTAAGGTAAAAGAAGAGACTAAGGCATAAGAAAATGGTTTTTCTTTCCAAACCATAAGCCTGAAACTGTTCCTGTATCAAAATGATAACAATAATTCAAGCACTGTGTAAATATGTTGGTGATCAGTCTGCACAATAAAATTAATTCAAGCACTCCATAGAATAATTGAACTTGCCCAAAAGGCATAACTTAGAGATCTCCAAACCAGTGCATGAAAATAGTTCTAACACTACAAAAGCTGCAGTGTATCTGCAAACTTTTGTTGCAGTCACTGACTTGTCTTCCTCATCTTTTGCTGCCCAGATGTAAATTAGCTTTCAGcacccaactctctctctctatatatatgtgtgtgtatgtgtggttTATGTTCCTTCAAGACCACCACATATTAAATCCTTTTCCTTGAAAGAAGGTTACATTGGATTTGAATCAGAAGTGCAGTAGAGGGTCCAAAGCATCTAAGAAAAGATGCTGTACTGAAGCAAGTGGAATCTCTTTAATGGTACAAACACAAAGAAGATGAAACATCTTTGTGCATTGCTtgtgcatatatacatgtatgcataCAAGGATGACTAGGATACAAAACATTAGTGTATATATGAACAATGATGACACAGTTTAAGGAATCTGTTGTGTAGGATAAGAATCATAAAGGGTTTGCACGCTTCCTTCACAAGCAATAGCCCAATAAAAATGAGCAACATTCACATGGTTGTGACTTGTGAGCTCTTGCAGCTCAAAAGGCATATGCAAGCTTCAAGTCTAAGAAGGAGATCTGAGAGGGGAGGAAAGGAGAAATGATGCAGGATGTGCAGCATGCAGACCCCGCAATGGACTCCTTAACAGGGATATGATGACCAACGACAGCATTATTGTAgacctctgtgtgtgtgtgtgtctctgtGGAAACCATCTCCAAATAACAGCAGCAAAGAGTCTTTGCCTCTCAAGATAGCTACATCCATGAACACttgaattcactcaactcatggcCAACACAACTTTCTGAGATCAAAGTAAGAGAGATATATACAAACTCAATTAAGGACAGATGATGTGAGTCCTCAATGGATCGACTTGACACCTTTCAAATTAGTCCACACAGAAGAGTGAAAGGATTGGGTCCATGTGACACCTTTCCAATAAGTTCTAAACTTAACCCAGACTTATGGtggaagaaaagaattaggatgaacaaaataaaaaattgagaGTCAACTAAAGTATTCTAGAGAAGAAATTTTAGATGATTGATTCAAacacaattttcatgattttttGTTACAACACTTTTGACAACAAGCTCTAATAAATGCTCAATATTGATCCTAGAGAAGTCTTTTATCCTGCTTCTCACATCTCTACCTATGGGATCAGATCTATTTATTTTGTTTATCACTAAAATTTATAATTGGGCCCCTAGATTTTATAAATAGGTTCTCAGATTTATAATTGGATcatcaaataatacaaatgggTCCTCATATTCATAACTAGAtccttataataaaatatatcctTACATAAATTTCAAACATTAGGGATATTATAGAAGGTGCTGCCCCTCGCTTTGCTCATTGTTCGTCACTTGCTCGTACGACCAAAAATGGCTTGTTTTGATTAGTTTTTGGGCCTTTTTGCATGTTACGGTGAGCTCAACGAGCGGCATGAAACGTCGGCCATATCAGTACCTTAGAACCTCCCGAGTGACACAGGGCTGGACGGGGCTTTCGGATAACAAGGAAGGTGCTACCCCTCGATTTGGTTGCTATCCGCCGCTTGCCACTCACTCGCGAGCCCAAAAATagcctgttttggcctgttttttagGCCCTTTTTGGACGAGCGATGCGAAAAATCAACCTTTCGTTGCTT belongs to Musa acuminata AAA Group cultivar baxijiao chromosome BXJ1-11, Cavendish_Baxijiao_AAA, whole genome shotgun sequence and includes:
- the LOC135582067 gene encoding uncharacterized protein LOC135582067, which gives rise to MKLRVVCRKLYDYVRYDLKEIAFPSSLPDPPHIKKRRKLTWRERWYVLKEASRLYAASWVRDIGPDLRPNDYKNVTNDDGGLRQDKTTSARREQSTLEDLAVAARGGMETLRPALQRVYMMRASAYKDALKSFIQGYQEGIKQVMEGKEGEKSQAQENDVKKSS